The sequence below is a genomic window from Buchnera aphidicola (Sitobion avenae).
TAAAAGAGAACATATGATGCCTAAAGTTTTATTTTTACCTCATAAAATTATACTACCAAAAGGTGGTGTATTTGAAGCGGATGAAGGAGAAACAATATTATCTGTTGCCCTCCGAAACAATGTTAAATTAGAACATGCATGTGAACAATCATGTGCTTGTAGTACATGTCATTGTATTGTAAGAAAAGGATTTTCGTCTCTTTCAGGATGGTCTGA
It includes:
- the fdx gene encoding ISC system 2Fe-2S type ferredoxin; its protein translation is MPKVLFLPHKIILPKGGVFEADEGETILSVALRNNVKLEHACEQSCACSTCHCIVRKGFSSLSGWSEKEDDILDKAWGLESESRLSCQAVIGSSDIEVEIPLYSLNYITDC